The proteins below come from a single Corylus avellana chromosome ca3, CavTom2PMs-1.0 genomic window:
- the LOC132173441 gene encoding uncharacterized protein LOC132173441, with the protein MGWRVAGPSEYLAITGRGIDDICLAKKAWVLPGQRCSRFDVSQVNYTFEVEAMSAEKLPFVVSTVFTIGPRVDDMDSLLLYAKVKLFNHVNELVQGVIEGETRVLAARTTIEEIFKAGINEFKKEVFEKVQLELNQYGLRIYNANVETKMEAANEAKVSSSLNSGMAETVGDAESASSGINPTYPPPCEAHRNTETCSKCVYSKYQPEPENEFEKILTPTDVQLKGSYSLYLPKSLAARFCLPANGSHPVSVYDVQMKRWPIHFRTNCEKTYLTRGWSRFAQAKQLSEGDNITFYELRCQRGTGTKVFMIGVSRKQCIQILGAPIRI; encoded by the exons ATGGGCTGGAGAGTGGCTGGTCCATCGGAGTACCTGGCCATCACTGGTCGGGGCATCGACGACATATGCCTTGCCAAGAAGGCATGGGTCCTACCGGGGCAGCGGTGCTCTCGCTTCGACGTGTCCCAAGTAAACTATACCTTCGAGGTCGAGGCCATGTCCGCTGAGAAGCTCCCTTTTGTGGTCTCCACGGTCTTTACCATCGGCCCCCGTGTCGATGACATGGACAGCCTCCTTCTCTACGCAAAGGTGAAGCTCTTCAACCATGTCAACGAGCTTGTTCAGGGCGTCATCGAGGGTGAGACCCGTGTGCTTGCCGCCCGCACGACCATTGAGGAAATCTTCAAGGCGGGTATCAATGAGTTCAAGAAAGAGGTTTTCGAAAAGGTTCAGCTTGAGCTTAATCAGTATGGGCTACGCATATACAACGCCAACGTGGAAACCAAGATGGAGGCTGCCAATGAAGCCAAG GTGAGCTCAAGTTTGAATTCCGGCATGGCTGAAACAGTAGGAGATGCAGAGTCAGCATCTAGTGGGATTAATCCTACATATCCTCCTCCATGTGAAGCCCATAGGAACACAGAAACATGTTCTAAATGTGTGTACAGCAAGTACCAGCCTGAGCCTGAAAATGAGTTTGAGAAGATTTTGACACCAACTGACGTACAACTAAAAGGAAGTTATAGTCTTTATTTACCAAAGTCACTTGCAGCCAGATTCTGCCTCCCAGCAAATGGAAGTCATCCGGTGAGTGTCTATGACGTTCAAATGAAGCGCTGGCCAATCCATTTTCGTACAAATTGTGAAAAAACTTATCTCACCCGAGGCTGGAGCCGCTTTGCTCAAGCGAAGCAGCTAAGTGAAGGGGATAACATCACCTTTTATGAGCTCAGGTGCCAGAGAGGGACAGGGACTAAGGTCTTCATGATTGGAGTCTCTCGCAAACAATGTATTCAGATTCTTGGAGCTCCAATTAGAATTTAG